The following proteins are co-located in the Gorilla gorilla gorilla isolate KB3781 chromosome 7, NHGRI_mGorGor1-v2.1_pri, whole genome shotgun sequence genome:
- the LOC134759074 gene encoding uncharacterized protein → MALWTLALQVRRLMNSRPEKPSGGSQQQLESPAGRRRGQPILPSALGTPRRRRHGRQQSPSKMLQAAQAQEWTDWQTQQEGSSLHTRRRVLTRTQPCHTLILDFQPPEL, encoded by the exons ATGGCCTTGTGGACTTTAGCACTTCAGGTGAG GAGATTGATGAACTCGAGACCAGAGAAACCCTCAGGTGGGAGCCAGCAGCAACTGGAGAGCCCAGCAGGCAGGAGAAGAGGGCAGCCAATTCTGCCATCTGCCCTGGGTACCCCGAGAAGGAGGAGGCATGG AAGACAACAGTCTCCCAGCAAAATGTTGCAAGCAGCACAGGCTCAGGAATGGACAGACTGGCAG ACGCAGCAAGAAGGCAGCAGTCTGCACACCAGGAGGAgagtcctcaccagaacccaGCCCTGCCACACCCTGATcctggactttcagcctccagagctgtga